Part of the Lolium rigidum isolate FL_2022 chromosome 6, APGP_CSIRO_Lrig_0.1, whole genome shotgun sequence genome, CAACTTGCGGCGACAGCTACAGTCCGACCATGGTCATCCCTGGAGGAAAGACGTTCTTGCTAAGCCAGATCAGGTTGAATGGACCCTGCAAGTCGCCTGTCACCGTGGAGGTAACACTTGTGGACGATCAGGCTGAGCTTCTGCATCATCCATCCGTCTGTAATAAGCAAGAGATAACTGGATAAGTTTCTCTGCAGCTGGACGGGAAGATCGTGGCGCCAAACTTCATCTGGACGACGGCAGCAGCGAACCTCCTTACCTTCTACAGGATCAACAACCTGACGGTGAATGGAAGCGGCCAGATAGACGGCAATGGCGACATCTGGTGGACTTGCTACAACCAAAAGGTAGGCTCCTCGGCAGATATTTTTCACTTGCTTCTCTTTCTCTATTCATTTGCAACAAACTGATAGTCTCCTCCCATTTTTTTGACAGAAATGCCATGTCCGGCCAATTGTAAGTGCACACCACAAACATCTCTTTCAGTTTCAGCCTCTAACTGGTCAGGTAGACAGCATGTTTAAGTACCTGGAAACTCAGTCTTGTGTTTCTGAAATCAGCTGCTGGCATTCGCAAGCTGCAACAACCTAGACGTGAAGAACATACACCTGAAGGACAGTCCCGACAAGCACATGACCTTGTTCCGGTGCAGCCAGGTGCAGGTGAACAACGTCTCCGTCAGGGCGCCAGGCGACAGCCCTAACACGGACGGGATCAACATGGCGTTCTCCGACCACGTTTCTATCTCGAATTGCTCTATCCAAACCGGTACAGTCCTTTCAGCAGCCCTTAAAATCCATACATGTATATACTGCACTCTGTCCTCAAATGTGTTGTTTTGGAAAACTACTGACATTGCACAAATGCAGGAGATGATTGCGTGTCCATCCTATCTGGCACCAGCGATGTTGTTGTCACTAACAGCATGTGTGGGCCTGGTCATGGCATCAGGTAAAAATATACAACCATGCGGCCCGTGCTGACCAAATACTGATGAACTTCTTCCCTAGCAGTAACAGACATTGAGCTAAGAAGCTTTCTGATCTTATTATGTAGCGTGGGAAGCCTTGGAGCTGATGGTACAACAGCACTTGTGGAAAGGATTACAGTATCCAACTGCAGCTTCTCCAAAACTATGACTGGTGTGAGGATCAAATCGTGGCAGGTAACACTAAAGCGGCATCTACATGCCTTGTGCATAAGTGCGCCTACATATGTATTCAAAGATATTTAATGATGGTTGCCTTTAGCATGTACATAACATAACCTAGCTGCAAATGATATGCATATATAGCAACATTCCCCTAATATATAGTATGATGTTAATGATACAGGGAGGCAATGGCAAAGCAAATGGGTTCCTTTTCGAGAACCTCGACATGACTGATGTCCAATTTCCTATTGACATTGACCAGTTTTATTGTCCCCAGGGAAATTGTCCGCAACAGGTGAAATCTACTGAACTCATCACAACTCCACCACTGCATGACATGAatcaataatttgaaattatatgcATACGCTTTGTTGTGTTTGCAGGATAGCGCTGTGGCCATATCTGACGCCAAGTTCATCAACATCCAGGGGACATCCTCCAACCCCGAAGCCATCCAGATTCTGTGCAGCAAGAGCGTGCAGTGCCACGGCATCTATCTCTACAATGTCAACCTGACCTGCTCTGGGCATACCGCCCAAGCACGAGCCACTATTTTAAATGCCTACGGAACCATTGGGGGCACGGTGAAACCACAAGTACAGTTCCTGGGTGCTTGATAAAGAGTAGTCTCCGCTGTGAACACCCATAATATGTCTAGAGAGGTAGACAAAGGGGCGGTGCAATGCTACTGTACGTAGATCAGTGCCATGTAAGGAATAGAGTACCGCCGAAATTAGAAGGATTCTTCTATTGTTGGTTGGTGCTATCTCATATATATTCTCATGTCTACAAGTTCTTACTGTATGGTCATATAATGTAATGCAAAGCGTCGGGGCAGAAATTCAGAGTATCTCGCATGCTTCTGACTCTGAGCGGCCGAACACCAGGTACCGGTTGTTCGCCACGTTGTCGTACGCGAAGTCTCTCAGAAACCTGCCATCGTGACAGGAATCAATCAACACGAACAAATTCCACTGCAGTCGACCATGGTGCGTCTTTGTGGATGGTTGGtggtgggagagggagagggaactTACAGAGGGGCAATGTTCAGGAAAGCAGCCAGCTGGGGGAAGGGCAGGTTAAGGTACTCCATGATCCTCAGCACTGCATCGGACTTGATGTAGGACCTGCACATCAAGAGTGAATTCCTGATCCATGGGTAACGTTGATCGATGATCACTGATGAGCTGAAAAGACAATTCAGCTATAGTTACCTGTCTTTCTCAACTAGGACGACGCTGGAGATGTCGTCGGGAGACCTCCCTGACCTCCGCAGCAGCTTCCTCCCGGACTCGCTCTGCAGAGGGATGTACCTGATGCTCCTGCCGGGGTCGCGCTCCCGCACGAACCGTACGCCGCcgttgcagaggttgcacacgccTGCAAACCACGAGTACTGCAGAGGTCACGGCGTGCTTACGAATTGCGATGGACAGGGGGAAGAGGAGGAGTTAGCGCGCACCGTCGAAGAGCATGATGGGCCTGGTGTCGGAGGGCTGGAAGAACTCGGCGTCGGTGGCCGCCTTCACAggctccgccgccgcgccgctggcCGCAGACGCGGCCACCCGCAAGCTCTGCCGCccccatcctcctcttcctcttcccacgGGTTGCAGCTGCGGCGGAGGGCTGAGCTGTGGCTGGAGCCGCAGTACGGAGGGCGAGTAGCAGCGCCCGGCCATGGTCGCCATCTTCGTCTGTCCACCTTAGCTCTCCTTGAGATGCAGCTGGTGTTCCGTTCAGCGTTCAGTGATTTGTTGCAATTTCCGTCACGCCAGAACTCTTGGCGCGCCTCCAGCAACGTGGCACATCCAAGCAACAGATAATTTTGACACTAaaagtttttttttacttttaattTTTCTAACAGCGACTACACATCGAACAATTACACTTGCACATAGATCAATCGTTGCATATATTCACACTGGAGAATAACAACACCAGCAACGAAAGAGGTAACTGGAGCAGATTGTCAGCAGGCAAAACCAATGAGTTTTCCACATTATGATATTCAAAGAAACAAGTCGAAGAGTAAAGGCTTTGCCCTTCAATACCACACTTCCAATCAAAATTCCTACAAGATTGACGTTTGAAGAAAAAGACATGGTTTGATTGAAACTTTAAGTGGGTATCAAATCATGGTTCTCAACTCTACAACTCGCGATTTTCACGAGAGAACAATATCCAAGTTGGTGAAGATCAATCAACACATATATTCTCACCGGAGAATAACAACACCAGCGACAAAAAAGCTGTCTAGAAAGGGAGCAGATTGTAACCAGCCAAAACCAATGAGTTTTGCACACATACTGCCTTGAAAACCAGCCATCAGTTCAAAGAAACAAAAGCAAATGATGCCGAAGACACGAAACAGGATTATCATCACACACTCAAGTTCACACACTGCCATGGAGAAGTCATGAGTTGCACAAACATGACATCTCTCATGCATTGGTTTTAAACAACAACAACGATAACAAAGTACATCAACAAGAGGTGACCGCTActgctttttcttttcttttcaggcCTCCTCCTCGCCTTCCTCGGCATCTTCCGCAGCGGATGCCATCAGCTCGTCAAATTTGTCGCTCTTCCCCAACTCTATCTCAATCTGCGTGAATCAATAATCTAATAAGTTTCTTTATCCAGAGATTGAGTTTCATActagaacaaaaaaaaattgtcacATTGCCACTAAAACAAGATTCGTTCATCTCTGACCTTGGCCTTTTGGAATGGACGGCCTCTCGATTCATCGTTTATTTCCACAGTGGATGTCCTAATCTCTACACATGTGAAAGATAACAGAGTCAATTTAGAGTATAAAGTAATATGGCTGAGAATGTAATGGCAGCAATGTTAACTGAGATAAGAGCACGAGACATTATAATGTACAGCACAAGGAAAGGTAAACAAGGTTCTTACTCTTCTCAACAGCAAGGCCGTTGTTTTTCAGAATCTCCGCCACGGTCACAACCGTTGCAATGGCTGTAAGGATAACTTTGTTAGTGCCAAATTAAACAGAAGAGATACATAtctacaaagaaagcatcgacctAGAGAACAAAAAAACTAAATGGGGGATGTGCCATTAGTTCATATGGCAGCCAGTAATTCAAACATGTAATCACTTTGACAACCCCTGTCCTAAAATATAAAGACAATTTGGTAGGCTAAAATAGCATATCAAAACATCTTAGAGGtcatttggtatccatcatttgggcctggaatcctggaattcattttggaattccataggtgggatgtttggttgccacagaattgggccatcatttcatttatgaattccagcaaaatgactccatgggtaaacacgattccaagctgagacctgtcatttgcgattctctatggaagcctctacaaattcaatattgaattctgttgtcatttgcaattcctgtggcaaccaaacaagtgtctatTTCTGAAACTACAATGTAatcaaaatgctacaaacgaaatgaaagcctggcttccaaacgacttcttatatattgggatggaggtagtacttaaCAAAAAGCAATGATAATACTACAGACTCAATACTTGTGTTTTTCTATATCCAACTCAAAAGACCCATGGTCTGCGAAAGTACTGCTGATGCACCCACTGTTCTATAATTATATGACATTACTCGGAGGGCGTGATGCAATATACCACCTGGCAGATGACTGGATTAACTTTGCACAACAGAAGAACACACACAGTTCAGTTATGCAAACTGGcatatcacataacaaaatactaAGTAGAACCATGCAGCCAAATATCACagggatttttttttctattttggcTAACAGCTCGTTGTTACTGAAACTTGCAGCACCACTGTACCACAGAAAGTTAGGGTTTAAGCCATAAGAAAAGATTTAGGGATCCAGCGATCCTGAAAGCCTTGAGTGATTAAATAACATGTAAGCTGTGCGTTAAATTGGATCGAGCACATTCTCTGGTAACCGGATAGTTATTCGATAAATTAGCGAAGACGAGACACTCATTTTACTAGAAGTGCAAACATTTGGATGGTGAGAACAGGGGCGATGCCAAATTATTTACATTTCTTACTAGCACAGAATGAGAGACAAGTGGGAGATAAAGCTCACCCATCCCGAGCGCGGAGAGCTCGACGTCGCCGTGCTGCTGCATATACCTCTGCAACCAACAAATCAAACAAAATCGATTTCAGAAACCCACGACGAGGACCGGGTACCGAACgttggcgggaggaggaggatgaggcgggGTAGGGTACCTTGGCGAGGTTGACATAGAAGAAGAGGGGCTTCTTGGTG contains:
- the LOC124664720 gene encoding polygalacturonase QRT2-like, giving the protein MAFSDHVSISNCSIQTGDDCVSILSGTSDVVVTNSMCGPGHGISVGSLGADGTTALVERITVSNCSFSKTMTGVRIKSWQGGNGKANGFLFENLDMTDVQFPIDIDQFYCPQGNCPQQDSAVAISDAKFINIQGTSSNPEAIQILCSKSVQCHGIYLYNVNLTCSGHTAQARATILNAYGTIGGTVKPQVQFLGA
- the LOC124661225 gene encoding uncharacterized protein At2g34160-like, with the translated sequence MAVEEITEGVRGLKVEDGEGAAAPAAPAAGAAGEGPRRGNNSSNRIQVSNTKKPLFFYVNLAKRYMQQHGDVELSALGMAIATVVTVAEILKNNGLAVEKKIRTSTVEINDESRGRPFQKAKIEIELGKSDKFDELMASAAEDAEEGEEEA
- the LOC124664721 gene encoding DCC family protein At1g52590, chloroplastic-like: MAGRCYSPSVLRLQPQLSPPPQLQPVGRGRGGWGRQSLRVAASAASGAAAEPVKAATDAEFFQPSDTRPIMLFDGVCNLCNGGVRFVRERDPGRSIRYIPLQSESGRKLLRRSGRSPDDISSVVLVEKDRSYIKSDAVLRIMEYLNLPFPQLAAFLNIAPLFLRDFAYDNVANNRYLVFGRSESEACEIL